One part of the Fusobacterium pseudoperiodonticum genome encodes these proteins:
- the rpe gene encoding ribulose-phosphate 3-epimerase codes for MTKGIKIAPSILSSDFSKLGEELVAIDKAGADYIHIDVMDGEFVPNLTFGPPVIKCIRKCTELVFDVHLMIDRPERYIEDFVKAGADIVVVHAESTIHLHRVIQQIKSFGVKAGISLNPSTSEDVLKYVINDIDMVLVMSVNPGFGGQKFIPAVVEKIKAIKKMRADIDIEVDGGITDETIKVCADAGANIFVAGSYVFSGDYKERIDLLKSKAE; via the coding sequence ATGACTAAGGGGATAAAAATAGCTCCTTCTATATTATCAAGTGATTTTTCAAAACTTGGTGAAGAACTTGTAGCAATTGATAAGGCAGGTGCAGACTACATTCATATAGACGTTATGGACGGTGAATTTGTACCTAATTTAACTTTTGGACCTCCTGTAATAAAGTGTATCAGAAAATGTACTGAGCTTGTGTTTGATGTTCATCTAATGATAGACAGACCAGAAAGATATATTGAAGATTTCGTAAAAGCAGGAGCAGATATTGTTGTTGTACATGCAGAATCGACTATTCACTTACATAGAGTTATACAACAAATAAAATCTTTTGGAGTAAAAGCAGGTATTTCACTAAATCCTTCAACATCAGAAGACGTATTAAAATATGTTATAAATGATATCGATATGGTTTTAGTTATGAGTGTAAATCCAGGTTTTGGAGGACAAAAATTCATACCTGCAGTGGTAGAAAAAATAAAGGCAATTAAGAAAATGAGAGCAGATATAGATATAGAAGTAGACGGTGGAATAACTGATGAAACTATAAAAGTTTGTGCAGATGCAGGAGCTAATATATTTGTTGCTGGTTCTTATGTGTTCTCAGGAGATTACAAAGAAAGAATAGATTTATTAAAATCAAAAGCAGAATAG
- the rsgA gene encoding ribosome small subunit-dependent GTPase A, giving the protein MGGKKIQGVVINKIQGFYYVESNNEVFECKLRGILKKTNNKYNCVVGDRVEISEDNAIVEIFERDNMLIRPIVANVDYLAIQFAAKHPNIDYERINLLLLTAFYYKVKPLVIVNKIDYLSEEELTELKERLAHLKTIGVPSFLISCQENVGLQEVEDFLKDKTTVIGGPSGVGKSSLINFLQSERVLKTGEISERLQRGKHTTRDSNMIRMKAGGYIIDTPGFSSIEVPKIENREELISLFPEFTNIDSCKFLNCSHIHEPNCNVKKAVEENRISQDRYNFYKKTLEILSERWNRYD; this is encoded by the coding sequence ATGGGAGGTAAGAAAATTCAAGGCGTAGTAATTAATAAGATTCAAGGTTTCTATTATGTTGAAAGTAACAATGAAGTCTTTGAATGTAAATTGAGAGGAATTTTAAAGAAAACAAATAACAAATATAATTGTGTTGTAGGTGATAGAGTTGAAATCTCTGAGGATAATGCAATAGTTGAAATATTCGAAAGAGATAATATGCTAATAAGACCTATAGTTGCAAATGTAGATTATCTAGCAATACAATTTGCAGCAAAGCATCCAAATATAGATTATGAAAGAATAAATTTACTATTATTGACAGCATTTTACTATAAGGTAAAACCTTTAGTAATAGTAAATAAGATAGATTATTTAAGTGAAGAAGAATTAACAGAATTAAAAGAAAGATTAGCTCATTTAAAAACTATAGGAGTACCTTCATTTTTAATCTCTTGTCAAGAGAATGTTGGGCTTCAAGAAGTAGAAGATTTCTTAAAAGATAAAACAACTGTAATTGGTGGACCAAGTGGAGTTGGGAAGTCAAGTCTTATCAATTTTTTACAGAGTGAAAGAGTGTTAAAGACTGGAGAAATTAGTGAAAGATTACAAAGAGGTAAACATACAACAAGAGATTCTAATATGATTAGAATGAAGGCAGGAGGCTATATAATAGATACTCCTGGCTTCTCTTCAATAGAAGTTCCTAAGATTGAGAATAGGGAAGAATTAATTTCTCTGTTCCCTGAATTTACAAATATAGATAGTTGTAAATTTTTAAATTGTTCTCATATACATGAGCCAAATTGTAATGTAAAAAAAGCTGTGGAAGAAAATAGAATATCTCAAGATAGATATAATTTTTATAAAAAAACTTTAGAAATTTTATCAGAAAGGTGGAATAGATATGACTAA
- a CDS encoding PASTA domain-containing protein — MKKFRNDNDEDDFEDTEVKATSAKQPEKDNRRLIKIILNIILIIAIIKVGLGVFERYYFNEFYYKAPNLTGLSIEEAKKTISKSPLNIREMGEVYSDLPYGTVALQEPAEGTIVKRSRNMKVWVSKESPSVFLDDLVGMNYIEASSLLNKNGMKVGEVKKMRSDLPINQIIATSPKSGEPISRGQKFDFLISNGLE, encoded by the coding sequence ATGAAGAAATTTAGAAATGATAATGATGAAGACGATTTTGAAGATACAGAAGTAAAAGCAACAAGTGCGAAACAACCAGAGAAAGATAATAGAAGATTAATTAAGATAATATTAAATATAATTTTAATTATAGCTATTATAAAAGTTGGACTTGGAGTATTTGAAAGATATTATTTCAATGAATTTTATTATAAGGCTCCAAACTTAACTGGACTTAGTATAGAGGAAGCAAAGAAAACTATTTCAAAATCTCCTTTAAATATTAGAGAGATGGGAGAAGTTTATTCTGACTTACCTTATGGAACAGTTGCTTTACAAGAACCTGCTGAAGGAACTATAGTTAAAAGATCAAGAAATATGAAAGTATGGGTAAGTAAGGAATCACCTTCAGTATTCTTAGATGATTTAGTAGGTATGAACTATATAGAAGCAAGTTCTTTACTTAATAAAAATGGTATGAAGGTTGGAGAAGTAAAAAAGATGAGATCAGATTTACCTATTAACCAAATTATAGCGACTTCACCAAAAAGTGGAGAACCTATATCAAGAGGACAAAAGTTTGATTTCTTAATAAGTAACGGATTGGAATAA